A portion of the Hoplias malabaricus isolate fHopMal1 chromosome 1, fHopMal1.hap1, whole genome shotgun sequence genome contains these proteins:
- the foxa2 gene encoding forkhead box protein A2 translates to MRQPLTAAERGDTSSPWFQTATACQRTLLCGNALFGNLEETCRMLGAVKMEGHEHADWSSYYGEPECYTSVGNMNAGLSMNSMNTYMSMSGMSTAGNMTANAMNMSYVNTAMSPGMTGVSPGMSASMTGMSAALSPSMSPMTAQAPSMNPIYPNVNAMSPMYGQGNMNRARDPKTYRRSYTHAKPPYSYISLITMAIQQSPSKMLTLSEIYQWIMDLFPFYRQNQQRWQNSIRHSLSFNDCFVKVPRSPDKPGKGSFWTLHPDSGNMFENGCYLRRQKRFKCEKAAGKEGGGRKSADGGAHSSSESCHGNETPPSHSPVNEHKRALGDMKATRGVSPDPVAAASPTTQHHQQQQQQQQQQQQQQQQLLAQHHSVLAHEAHLKPEHHYAFNHPFSINNLMSSEQQHHHHHHAHHSHKMDLKAYEQVMHYGYGSPVTGAALSVASKGGFDSSPLGADTSYYQGMYSRPIMNSS, encoded by the exons atgcgcCAGCCCCTGACGGCAGCAGAGCGCGGCGACACGAGCAGCCCGTGGTTCCAGACAGCCACCGCCTGCCAGAGGACGCTGTTGTGTGGGAACGCGCTTTTTGGGAACTTGGAGGAAACTTGCAGGATGCTCGGTGCTGTCAAAATGGAAGGACACGAACACGCAGACTGGAGCAGCTACTACGGAGAACCTGAG TGCTACACCTCGGTGGGAAACATGAACGCAGGCCTGAGCATGAACTCCATGAACACCTACATGAGCATGTCGGGTATGAGCACCGCGGGCAACATGACGGCCAACGCTATGAACATGTCCTACGTAAACACGGCTATGAGCCCGGGCATGACGGGCGTGTCCCCGGGCATGAGCGCAAGCATGACGGGCATGAGCGCCGCGCTGAGCCCCAGCATGAGCCCCATGACCGCGCAGGCGCCCAGCATGAACCCCATCTACCCCAACGTGAACGCCATGAGCCCCATGTACGGCCAGGGCAACATGAACCGGGCGCGCGACCCCAAGACCTACCGGCGGAGCTACACGCACGCGAAGCCGCCGTACTCGTACATCTCCCTCATCACCATGGCCATCCAGCAGTCCCCCAGCAAGATGCTGACCCTCAGCGAGATCTACCAGTGGATCATGGACCTGTTCCCGTTCTACCGGCAGAACCAGCAGCGCTGGCAGAACTCCATCCGCCACTCGCTGTCCTTCAACGACTGCTTCGTCAAAGTGCCGCGCTCGCCGGACAAACCGGGCAAGGGCTCCTTCTGGACGCTGCACCCGGACTCTGGAAACATGTTCGAGAACGGCTGCTACCTGCGCCGGCAGAAGCGCTTCAAGTGCGAAAAGGCGGCGGGGAAGGAGGGCGGTGGGCGCAAGTCGGCGGATGGTGGCGCGCACTCGAGTTCGGAGAGTTGTCACGGCAACGAAACGCCGCCGTCTCACTCGCCCGTTAACGAACACAAGCGCGCGCTCGGCGATATGAAGGCCACCAGAGGCGTGAGCCCGGACCCTGTAGCGGCGGCTTCACCGACCACCCAGCACcaccaacagcagcagcagcagcaacagcagcaacagcagcagcaacaacagctcCTCGCGCAGCATCACTCGGTCCTCGCGCACGAAGCGCACCTGAAGCCCGAGCACCACTACGCGTTCAACCACCCTTTCTCCATCAACAACCTCATGTCCTCCGAGCagcagcaccaccaccaccatcacgcgCACCACAGCCACAAAATGGACCTGAAGGCCTACGAGCAGGTCATGCACTACGGCTACGGTTCCCCGGTGACCGGCGCCGCGCTTTCCGTGGCTAGCAAAGGCGGCTTCGACTCGTCGCCGCTGGGCGCGGATACGTCTTATTACCAAGGCATGTACTCCAGGCCCATCATGAACTCTTCTTAA